A segment of the Vibrio parahaemolyticus genome:
CTTCTGTCTGCCTCTGTCTTTGCACAAGAAACGGTGGTTCCAAGCCGCGTGGGTGATTTGAAATTTGAATCAGATTTTCCGACACAAGAAACAATGAAAAACATGTTGAATGAAATGGATTTTCAGCGTGCAACCCAAGCTTATCTTTGGGGGATCCCTGCCTCAAGTATTATGGAATGGCTGAACGTTAGCCGTAATGATTTTAAATTCGAAGAAGGTCAGTTAGGGTTTTATAATACTCTAAAACAAAAGCAGGGCATTATTACTGCCAACTACACAACGCCATATGTTGTGGGTACTTGGAATTTGGAAAAGACTGGCCCGCTAATTATTAATCTTCCTGAAGCTAAGATGGCGGGCATGTTGCTTGATGTCCATCAGCGCGTACTGTCTGATTTGAGCTTATTGGGCCCGGATAAAGGTAAAGGTGGCAAATACTTGATTGTGCCACCGAGCGAAAAATACAAAGATCTAAATCCAAAAGGTTATTACGTCATTAGACCAAAAAACAATGTGGTATTTGCTGGTTTGCGTATTCTTGAACCGGATGTCGATCGCGTAGTGAAACAAGTGGTACCAAACATCACAACGCAACCATACGCTGGTGGTAAACTAGGTCGTAAAATCCCGGTTGCTCAAGTGCCGGAAATTGACTGGACGCATATTCCAAAAGATGGCTTGGAATACTGGAAGACCATCCATCAAATCATCCAAGAAAACCCAGTGGAAGAACGCGATCGTTTTGTTATGGCTCAGCTGAAGTTCTTAGGTATCGAGAAGGGTAAGCCGTTTAACCCAACAGAAGAGCAAAAGAAAATTCTGCTTGAAGCAAGTAAAGTTGGCCGAGCAATGGCGCAATCAAATGATTACACCAAGCGTTTTACACAGCCGTACTGGAAAGACACGAATTGGAAAGATGCCATCAGTGTGTCACTTGATCAACGAAGCGAAAACTACGATGAACTTGATGAACGTGCGGCTTGGTTCTACGAAGCTGTCACGGTTTCTCGCGGTATGAAGAGTACTGTTCCAGGCTTTGGTCAGCGTTACTTAGTAACGTATCAAGATAGTGATGGTAACTGGCTTTCAGGTGAACATACCTACAAACTGCATGTTCCAGCGAATGTCCCTGCGTCAAACTTCTGGTCGACGACGGTTTACGATGAACACAATCGTCTGATGATCATCAACGATGCAGGCTCACCAGACATTTCTTCTCGTAAGAATTTAAAAGTCAACTCCGACGGTTCGGTTGACGTTTACTACGGTCCAAAGCCAGTGAAAGGTTATGAGAACAACTGGGTACAAACGAACCCAGGAGAAGGTTGGTTTACATATTTCCGCTTCTACGGCCCAACAGAGCAAATGTTCGATAAGAGCTGGACGATGGGTGATATCGAACTCGTCAAATAAGAACATTGGTATCAATATAGGGAAACACACGTCTCCCTGAGTTATAACACGGCACCTCAAAACTGAGATTGTCTGTTGTAAAATTAAGCTCGGCTACAGGACTGTTTTTACCTGTGGCTGAGCTTTTACTAAATAAACCATGCTTATCAACTGGCTAAGTCTTTAGAATAATCTGATGGCGCGTTTTCCAACTTTCCAGTTGTTTATTGGCTGAAACACAGAACATTTACTGTTGAGATATTGAACGCAAATATCGTGTAGTCAAAGGTGGAATATCTTGTCAGAATGTCCTTACTTATTTTTAATTAATCAATTAAAAACATATAGTTAATTGTCATTTCGCTAAAGTTCGAAATTTGACTTTTTTGCTGATCAATTTAGTCTGGCTTTCCAATTAGAGGAAGCATTTATGTTCAGCATTCTAAGAAAAATAATCATACTTACCGCAACCGTAACCAGTCTTGCGGTTTCCTTTAATGCGCTTGCGAAAGAAAATACAAAAGACAGCATCGTAGTCGGCGTTATCACACAAAACGACTCTTCAAATTCCGTTGTAGACAGTGTCGGTCCATTTTATGGCATCAACCTCGATTATCTCTCTAACATCGCTAAGGTTCTTGGGCTCAACCTAGAACTGCGCGCTTATCAACACATTCCGCCGTTGCTTAACGATGTTGAAAACGGTGTGATTGATGGCGCTGTGGGTTTTAGCAAAACGCCAGAAAGAGAGAAGCGTTTTCTGTTCTCGAAACCCTTTTTCTCGAGCACCATCGCTGCTTGGTATCGTGATGCTAGCTACAAAGATCGTGATATTCGCGATATCAAATGGGTGTGTGTGGAAGGCAGCGTGTACTGCGACAATCTAACTTCGCAGGGCATCGACAACATTATCTATGTGAAAACGCGTTTAGAAGCTTTTGATGACGTTCGACGCGGCAAAGCTAACGCGTTGATTTACACCTATGTGGGCATTACCGAATACCTTGATGCTAATGATATTGTGAAAGGAATTGTCGATATTCCGAATTGGCTGCAAGAAGAGGAGGTGAGTTTTATCGCCTCACTAGACAACCAGAAACTGATCGACAGCATCGACAAAATTCTTGAATGGGAGCAGAGCGGTAAAAACATTCGTTCGGTGGCATCAAAAAACCCGTATCACATCAACGACAAGTTGCTGGTGGCGTACCGTCGTAATCATAAAAGTAACTTAACGATCACGTACAGCAGCAGTGATGAAGCGTATCCATTTCTCTATCGAGATTCGCACACGGGTAAGCTGGACGGATTCTTCCCAGACTTTATCGACTTAATTCAGTCGCGTACGGGTTTGGCCTTTAGTTATGTGAAACCGACGTCGAGTCTTTCTAATGGGTTGACGGCGTTTGATGCCGATATTGTCCCGGTATCTTATGTGGGCCCAGTGCCTAAGTCAGACTGGCTGATCACTAAACCATTCATGCACAGCAATTACGTTTCTATCCAAGCAGAAGAGAGCGAACGCGACAAGTCATCACCAGAAAAAGCGGGCATTCTACTGAGTTTAAAGAAGCAAGGGTTGGTGCACTTAGGTGTGTGGCAACAGGACCGTTTTGACCGTTATGACGATTTAAAACAGTTGCTTACGGATTTGAAATCGGGCGTTTTGGACGTGGCTTACATTCCTGATGACGTTGTTCATAGCATGATAGCGCAAGATCAGGTCGATGGTTTGGTGATCAATGAGCAAGACGTTCTGACGTTCTCGAATGCGTTTGCAGTTGCAAAACACAATACGCAGCTCCAACACATGCTCAACAGCATCATCGAAACCATTGACTCAAATGAGATAGAAAAACTTCTGCGCTCGCACCGAAGCTTCAACCTAGTTTATGGCTACGACGACGAGCAAATGGCAAAATTTTTCTTGGCAGGTGCGGTCGCTTTTTCTCTGATGTTTGCTGCCGCGTATTTCATTCTTGCGCACCTACGTCTAAAGGTGAAATTAGCTGAGCTGAATGCCAACAATGAAGAAGCGGAAAAACAATGGCTGATGGGCATCATTCAAGAAATTAACAGCTTGGTGTTTATTCACGGTGAAGATAACCAGTTGGAAATGAGCAACTGTGCCAACTACAAGAGCAAGCAATGCCAAGAATGTAAGCTGAAAAGCTGCTCGACTAATGCGCCTCTCGTGAACAACTCGGATGAATTGGCCACTGTAATTGGCGGACAACGCATCTCGGAAGAGGTCGCGTCTGCGGGGTGCGAACTCGGTATTAAACATGTGTATCGAGAGCGTAAAACCATCGCGTCTCCAAGCGGGAAGAAGAAGTTTGTGCTGACGGTGATTCAAGACATTACTCAGCAAAAAGAGCGTGAGCAGGCGTTAATTGATGCGCAAAAAGAAGCACAAACTGCAGTGCGCGCCCGTGAAAACTTTTTAGCGACCATGAGTCACGAGTTAAGAACTCCATTATCGGCGGCGCACGGCATCCTCGATTTGCTGAATCGCCAAGTGACGGCTGATTCAAATCGCGAGTTGATCGCTCAGGCCATGCGATCACTCAATCATTTGAATGTGCTAGTAGACGAAGTGTTGGATTACTCAAAGCTGGAAGCAGGGCAGTTAACCGTTGCTCCCGCTAAAACCGACTTACTCAAAACCTTGTGCGATGTGTTTAGAAGCTTCGAGCCAAGAGCGCTTGCGAAAGGTTTGGATTACAAAGTTACGATCAAGCCGCTTTCGGATGCTTTCATTGAAGTCGATGCACTGAGATTAGTGCAAATCACCACCAATCTGCTCTCAAATGCCGTGAAATTCACAGCAGAAGGCGAGATCGGAATCAGTGTCATCTTGCACGAAAAGCAGCTTATTTTGAAAGTTGCAGATACGGGCATTGGCATGACGGATGGCCAACTCGAAGGCATTCTCAACCCGTTTGTTCAAGCGGATGACAGCATTACGCGCAAATATGGCGGCACAGGGTTAGGGCTGAGCATCGTTGACCGATTGATCGAGTGTATGGGCGGCGTGCTCTGCATCGATTCACAATTCGGCTTGGGTACGACGATCACCGTCAAATTGCCAATTGAGCGTTGTGATTCAGAACCAGAAGTGCGTTTGAACTGGACTTACAGCGAGGCATTGCCACTCAGCATTCGTCAGTGGTGTGACGCATGGAAAATGCAGCCAGCAACACTGGCAAGAAGTATGGCGAACCTTTACGCCGCACAAGACAACGAAGCGGGCTTTGATGGTGTGATGCTGCGCGATGATCGAGAAATTCTCGGTAGTCTCACGTTGCGAGAGCTTCAATACCCAGATGCGCTGTTCAACTTGCTTAGCCAAACGCAGCAAGAGACCAAGCTGGACGAGCTTAAGTCCGAAGAAGTTTCGTGGATTCTCGGAACGGTATTAGTTGCGGAAGATAACCCAATCAACCAAAGCGTGATTTCAATGCAGCTGCGTGAGCTTGGTATCGAACCTGTGATTGTGAACAACGGCCGTGAGGCTTGGGAGTACATCAACCAAGATGAAAACGTCGTGTTGCTGCTGACCGATTTTCACATGCCAGAAATGGATGGCTATGAACTGATTAAACATGTGAGGGCGTCTGGTTTCAAATCGCTTCCAATCATCGGTGTGACGGCAGAGGATGCTCGGCTTGCCAATGAGCGAACACAAGACATCGGTATTGATGATGTACTTTACAAGCCTTACGACCTCAACAAATTGAAAACCGTTTTGGTGCCATTTATTGGCAAGAAAGAAAAGACCCGATTACCGGATTGGATTAAGCGTTTTAAAACGCAAGACGCAAAAGAAATTGCGCGTGTGTTTAGCCAATCTATGGCGATGGATATTGAAAACCTACAAGCCGCCCCGACAGAGCGAGATAAAAAACGGGTTATCCACGGCATCAAAGGTGCAGTTGGGGCAATTGGAATCAGCATGCTGACTGAGCTTTGCATTGAGGCAGAGCGAGTCACCGCGGCGGAGTTTGACAGGCGAGCAGCGGAGTTAATTTTACGAATCGAGCAGGAGATCGACAATATAGACTATTGGGCAGAGATGAATGAATACACAGCTTAATGTGATGGTGATTGATGACCATCCACTACAAACCACAATACTTACGCAGATATTGAATCGCTATTGCGCGCAAGTAACGTCCTTCAACGGTGTCGATGATGCGATTCAATGTGCGCAACGTCAGCATTTTGATGTGATTTTTTGCGATATCCAGATGCCAGGAAAAGACGGCATCGACATGATGGAAATGCTCGATCAGATTCAATACCAAGGACAAGTTGTGTTAGTCAGCGCGATGGAGCTGACCATCATCTCTGCGGTGCGTGCCATGTGCGAAGGGTTTAGCTTTGAGGTGTTAGGAAAGCTGCCTAAGCCGTATGACGAAAACCAAGTGGTTGAACTGCTGAGCCTAATGAAAGGTGAAAAAACCAAAAAGGCGTCGTTTATTCAACCCATCGAAGTGCAAGATCAAGAGTTTTTATTCGCGTTGGGTGAAGGGCGAGTGAAAAACTATTACCAACCGCTAGTGGATGCGCAAAGTGGAGAGGTGCTTGGGTATGAAGCGCTCGCGCGTTGGAGTCATCCGATTTATGGCGTGTTGTCGCCTTACCACTTTCTGCCGATTGTTGAACGTTGTCACCTCTCTGCCGAGTTGTTCCAAGCCGTTTTGAATAACGCGATTTATGACATCAAGCATCGGGGTTTGACGCAAAAAGTATCCATCAATGTTGATCATGAAAACTTGGAAGATCCGGAATTTTCACATCGCTTTTTGCAGCAATGCCTTGAGAACGAGATTGAACCCTCTCAAATCACCATTGAAATTACAGAGCGCGACACGTTCCAAACCAGTGCATCTCTGTACAAGAACTTACTCAAGCTAAGAATGAACGGCGTCACCGTCTCAATTGATGACTTTGGCACTGGCTCATCGACGTTTGAAAAACTGGCTCAACTGCCGTTCAACGAGCTCAAAATAGATCGCTCGTTTGTGCAAGGCGTCGAGTGCGATATGAAAAAACGCAACATCGTTGTCGCCATCTGTGCGCTGGCGAAAAGTTTGAACATACGGCTCGTCGCGGAAGGAATTGAAGATGAAGTCACGCTTCAAGTGATGCGTGAATACGGAATTGACCTTTGCCAAGGTTTCTACATCGACAAACCCATGCCTTTAGAAGCAATAACCATACTGAATGAAAGATATGAATAAAATGAATTGTTTGATCTTTGATGATCACCCTTTAGTTTGCGTTGCAATCAAATCCTTACTGAAAGAGCTGGGGATGACCAATGAAGTGTTTACCGCAACGTCTGCAAAGTCTGCATTTAAGACATTAAAAGAAAGCAACATTGAACTGCTGATTTTGGATGTGAACTTGGCCGATTGCGACGGCTTTGATTTCTACAAACGCATCAAATCCCACGGTTATGAAGGCAAGGTCATTTTCTTCTCGGCGGAAACCAGCCAAATGTACAGTCAAATGGCGTTTCGATCTGGCGCAGATGGTTATGTGTGCAAATCGGAAAATCACGACATTCTGAAAGACGCTATCGAAGCGGTGGTGAAGGGCTATACCTTCTTTAAATTTAAGCAAGTCGCGAACGAAGTCAGAGAAATGCCGCAACTTTCGAGCAGAGAAAGTGCCGTGATGAAGTATTTGCTGCAAGGCAAGTCCAATCGAGATATCGCGTCTGTGTTGTCGATTAGCGATAAAACTGTCAGCACTTATAAACGCCGCGTACTGGATAAATTTAACGTAAAGAACATTGTCGAGCTAACGAGAGTAGCGGGGACCTAAGGAGACACCATGACATTTAAAAGCATCGCGCTGTCTTTCTTTGTGGCGACGTTACTGTTTGCGACTTCAACAATGATGATAGGCGCTGTGTTGATTTCTTATGAAGTAAAGCAGTTCAACACCTACGCAAATAACCTAGCCAAAATAAAGCAAAAAGTCATTTTAATGGGGCTGCTGACGGAAGCGAAGCTTGAACAATACAAAGGCTTGAGCGTGGATGAAGTAGAAGCTCAAACTGAGTTCAGCTTCCAAGACGCGATTTACTCGCTGTCACCGTACGAAAAGCTGAATTACGTTGAAGCCGTCGCACGCAAATCGCTGCATCAAGCCGAAGCGTATTTATCAAATGCGTTTAATCGACAAAATGCCATTATGTACTTTCGCTCTTATACTGGGAGCAAGTTGATTTTAGAGCGACCAATCAAAGCGTTAGAAGGTGTGAAGGCCACATTCGATGTCGATTGGTGCAAGAGCAACTACTCTTGCGTTCTGGCTGCGTGGAAAGAACAACTGACTGATCGCGTGTTGTTTTCTCTGCCGTTTAAAACCACCTACTCGGATGACATGGCAATAAGCATCATGAGCCCGGTTTATTTCCAAGGTGAGCTAGTCGGCGAGTTTTCAGAACAGCTCTATCTTTCATCACTTTATAACGAAGGGAAAGCCGTCGACGTACAGATCTCCAATGGTAACAAGCAAATGGTGATCTATTTTTCGGGTTATCCGTGGCCATCGTTCGCGTACACCCAATCTTTTGTGGCAGACAACAACAACTTGATTGTCTACATGTACCCGTTCAGTAAAGTGATGGTGGATTACAGCTTTCTGTTTGTTATTTTCTTTTTGGCAACCTTGGCATATTACAACAAAGCGCATGAATCCAAAGAGAGCAAACTTCGTCTGGCGACGGCACTGACGAATGTGACAAAAGACGATTTAACTGGGTTACTTAACCGCAGAGTCTTTAAAGATAGCGAATTCAAACGCCGCTTGAAAACGGCCCCTTATTCCGTCATTGCCATTGATGGCGACAGGATCAAGCGAATCAATGATCGCTATGGTCATCACGTTGGGGACGAGGTTATCGAGATCATTGCCGATGCGATGCGTAAAGTGTTCAGAACCAGCGATTATCTCGTCCGAACTGGGGGCGATGAGTTTATCGCAATCTTGCCGGGGTGCAGCATCAGTCAGTCTTCGATGTTGGCGAAAAAGTTACGTAGCGTTGTCAAAGACAACCGACTTAAAACGTTAGACATTGAAGTCAGCGTAAGCACTGGCGTTGCGGCAAACGAATCACACGAATCACTGCAAGATGTTATCGTTCGAGCGGATGAAGATCTCTATGAGATGAAAAAACGCAGACAACAATCACAGTAAGTAATAGTTTTATTGATAAAAATGCCAAGTGATTGGACATAACCATGACATAACTGTTTGATTAATTTGACCAAACAGAAAGAGTTGTCTTTTATATTAGAGCAGCCAGCAAACAATGGCTGCTCTAATTATTTTCTGACCTTACATCTGGTGTCGCGTGTGAACAAAGATCTCGACTTAAACCTACTCAAAATTCTTGTCTTATTAGATAAGCACCGCCAACTCAAGCCCGTTGCAAAAGCGATGGGGAAAAGTGAAGCGTCCATCAGTAAATACCTTGCCCGATTACGACTTCAGCTTAACGATGAGCTGTTTATCCGACATCCTCACCACATGGAGCCGACGGACTATTTAAAGCGTCAACTGCCCAAAATTGCCGACGCGTTGGAAAAGCTTGAAACCTGCTTAATCAGTGGTGAGTTTGAGCCAGAAAACTACGAAAAAGACATCACAGTCTGTTTACCGCAAACCGCTCAATACTCATTTGGTCACTTGCTCGCAATGGATTTGATGGAGCTGTTCCCTAAAGCACACATTTCAGTGGCCACCATTACTGAGTACACGGTTGAAGAGATCATCCTAGGCAAGGTGGATGCGCAGCTTCATTACTTTAACGATGACTTACCGAAATCTGTCCATCAGAAATTCATTGGTTATGCACCCGCAGTGGTTGTGGTTCCGGAAGAGTTGGGGATTACAACTCTTGAAGAAGCTGCACAATTACCATTCATCATGTTAGAAATCATCGGCTGGAAAGAGAAAGAGCAGCTTGCCAAGCGCGCAATGGAGAGTCACGGTATGGTGATCAACCGAATTGCAGCGTTAGATAATGTCAGCAGCGTGTTGAAGCTAATTAAGCAAAAGAGTGCGGCAACGGTGTTACTTGAGTATCAAGCGCCAATAGAAGGGTACAACTTTATACGAGTACCGGAATCTTACTACCCGAATGGTTGGCCCAAGATTGTGGTGCAAATGAAGCAAAGTCATCGGCATGATGCAATGCACCAGCTGTTAACTGGCGCCATTGCAAAATACATGAGTGCTTAATTCTCAGTGCTTAGCGGCAAAACTGAATGTTTTCTGACTGAGGGATAGTATGCAGCAGCTCAATCAATGAGTCTGCGTGGTACTTCTTCAAGATACGTGTTTTGTAGGTACTGATCGTTTTAGCGCTCAGTGAAAGCTGCTCAGAAATTTTCTTATTTGAGTAGCCTTGCGCTAAGTAATGGAACACCATAGCTTCGCGGTTTGATAGCGTCACATCACCCGATGATGGCGTGTGAGTCGACTTAAACATCGAGTAACCGCGAGACACACTCACAATCGCATCGGCGATAGTTTCTCTTGCTTCATTCTTGTTTAAGAAGCCGTTAGCGCCCATTTCGTAAGCGGCTTTAGAAAGGCTAGAGTAGTCACGTGAAGAGACAAACAACAGTCGTCCACGATAGCCCGTCGCTAAAATGTTTTTGGCTAAACGCATACCATCTCGGTCGCCAAGCACTACGTCTAAAATAATCAAATCAATCCTTTGACTTCGAACTAGCTCCATTACTTCCGCACTGTCAGTGGTTTGGATTACTTCAGCTGTGTTGATTGCATTTTCAACAAGAGAAGCAAGCGCTTCGCTGTACAATGGCTGGTCGTCGATAATAAGAACGTTATTCAAAGTGAACCTCATCTAATATTTCAACTAGTACGCTGTCAGGCAACAGCTCGATTGGATGAGTAGGATTGTAGGAAAAACCTTGCTGAGAGGAAGGAAAATGACTCTTTCCAAAAATGAAAATCAGTGTCTTATTTTTTGGAATGTTGGCGGCAGCCATTGAAACACTTAACGATGAGAAAATTGTGTAAAAACACGCTCTGACAGAAAACTAACAAACAGAAAACGTTAATTCATCCATTGCTGACCGTGATGTTCTGTTTCGCATATTGATACATGTTGTTGTATTTAATGGATTGTAATTCTCGGTTATCACACAAGTTTCGTATTACGCGGTCACAATGCTCGAGCTTACGATAAATTGCGTATTCGCCGCGATACTCAAATGGGCGAAGTGAGGCTAACCTCACAATCGCTAAACAGATTTTCTTAGAGTGAGGAAGAAGGTCGTGCAGTTGAAAGTAGCGATCAAAGTGCGGTGTGATTGAGGAGGTAGAAATCGACTTCTGAGCGGTAATTTGTCTTCGGATTTGCTCGATTTTGGTCTGCGATTCTTGCAGGCGCACTTCCAGGCTTTTGAGCATGTGCACTTGGCTTCGGAAAATACTTGGATGCTGCGCCTCGGCAATGGCTCGGCGAGCACGTGGCAACATCGATTTCATTTCACTTA
Coding sequences within it:
- a CDS encoding response regulator transcription factor, whose translation is MNKMNCLIFDDHPLVCVAIKSLLKELGMTNEVFTATSAKSAFKTLKESNIELLILDVNLADCDGFDFYKRIKSHGYEGKVIFFSAETSQMYSQMAFRSGADGYVCKSENHDILKDAIEAVVKGYTFFKFKQVANEVREMPQLSSRESAVMKYLLQGKSNRDIASVLSISDKTVSTYKRRVLDKFNVKNIVELTRVAGT
- a CDS encoding DUF1254 domain-containing protein, whose amino-acid sequence is MKKRILAVAVTSMLLSASVFAQETVVPSRVGDLKFESDFPTQETMKNMLNEMDFQRATQAYLWGIPASSIMEWLNVSRNDFKFEEGQLGFYNTLKQKQGIITANYTTPYVVGTWNLEKTGPLIINLPEAKMAGMLLDVHQRVLSDLSLLGPDKGKGGKYLIVPPSEKYKDLNPKGYYVIRPKNNVVFAGLRILEPDVDRVVKQVVPNITTQPYAGGKLGRKIPVAQVPEIDWTHIPKDGLEYWKTIHQIIQENPVEERDRFVMAQLKFLGIEKGKPFNPTEEQKKILLEASKVGRAMAQSNDYTKRFTQPYWKDTNWKDAISVSLDQRSENYDELDERAAWFYEAVTVSRGMKSTVPGFGQRYLVTYQDSDGNWLSGEHTYKLHVPANVPASNFWSTTVYDEHNRLMIINDAGSPDISSRKNLKVNSDGSVDVYYGPKPVKGYENNWVQTNPGEGWFTYFRFYGPTEQMFDKSWTMGDIELVK
- a CDS encoding response regulator transcription factor, with translation MNNVLIIDDQPLYSEALASLVENAINTAEVIQTTDSAEVMELVRSQRIDLIILDVVLGDRDGMRLAKNILATGYRGRLLFVSSRDYSSLSKAAYEMGANGFLNKNEARETIADAIVSVSRGYSMFKSTHTPSSGDVTLSNREAMVFHYLAQGYSNKKISEQLSLSAKTISTYKTRILKKYHADSLIELLHTIPQSENIQFCR
- a CDS encoding LysR family transcriptional regulator, which gives rise to MNKDLDLNLLKILVLLDKHRQLKPVAKAMGKSEASISKYLARLRLQLNDELFIRHPHHMEPTDYLKRQLPKIADALEKLETCLISGEFEPENYEKDITVCLPQTAQYSFGHLLAMDLMELFPKAHISVATITEYTVEEIILGKVDAQLHYFNDDLPKSVHQKFIGYAPAVVVVPEELGITTLEEAAQLPFIMLEIIGWKEKEQLAKRAMESHGMVINRIAALDNVSSVLKLIKQKSAATVLLEYQAPIEGYNFIRVPESYYPNGWPKIVVQMKQSHRHDAMHQLLTGAIAKYMSA
- a CDS encoding GGDEF domain-containing protein, with the protein product MTFKSIALSFFVATLLFATSTMMIGAVLISYEVKQFNTYANNLAKIKQKVILMGLLTEAKLEQYKGLSVDEVEAQTEFSFQDAIYSLSPYEKLNYVEAVARKSLHQAEAYLSNAFNRQNAIMYFRSYTGSKLILERPIKALEGVKATFDVDWCKSNYSCVLAAWKEQLTDRVLFSLPFKTTYSDDMAISIMSPVYFQGELVGEFSEQLYLSSLYNEGKAVDVQISNGNKQMVIYFSGYPWPSFAYTQSFVADNNNLIVYMYPFSKVMVDYSFLFVIFFLATLAYYNKAHESKESKLRLATALTNVTKDDLTGLLNRRVFKDSEFKRRLKTAPYSVIAIDGDRIKRINDRYGHHVGDEVIEIIADAMRKVFRTSDYLVRTGGDEFIAILPGCSISQSSMLAKKLRSVVKDNRLKTLDIEVSVSTGVAANESHESLQDVIVRADEDLYEMKKRRQQSQ
- a CDS encoding EAL domain-containing response regulator, which translates into the protein MNTQLNVMVIDDHPLQTTILTQILNRYCAQVTSFNGVDDAIQCAQRQHFDVIFCDIQMPGKDGIDMMEMLDQIQYQGQVVLVSAMELTIISAVRAMCEGFSFEVLGKLPKPYDENQVVELLSLMKGEKTKKASFIQPIEVQDQEFLFALGEGRVKNYYQPLVDAQSGEVLGYEALARWSHPIYGVLSPYHFLPIVERCHLSAELFQAVLNNAIYDIKHRGLTQKVSINVDHENLEDPEFSHRFLQQCLENEIEPSQITIEITERDTFQTSASLYKNLLKLRMNGVTVSIDDFGTGSSTFEKLAQLPFNELKIDRSFVQGVECDMKKRNIVVAICALAKSLNIRLVAEGIEDEVTLQVMREYGIDLCQGFYIDKPMPLEAITILNERYE
- a CDS encoding ATP-binding protein translates to MFSILRKIIILTATVTSLAVSFNALAKENTKDSIVVGVITQNDSSNSVVDSVGPFYGINLDYLSNIAKVLGLNLELRAYQHIPPLLNDVENGVIDGAVGFSKTPEREKRFLFSKPFFSSTIAAWYRDASYKDRDIRDIKWVCVEGSVYCDNLTSQGIDNIIYVKTRLEAFDDVRRGKANALIYTYVGITEYLDANDIVKGIVDIPNWLQEEEVSFIASLDNQKLIDSIDKILEWEQSGKNIRSVASKNPYHINDKLLVAYRRNHKSNLTITYSSSDEAYPFLYRDSHTGKLDGFFPDFIDLIQSRTGLAFSYVKPTSSLSNGLTAFDADIVPVSYVGPVPKSDWLITKPFMHSNYVSIQAEESERDKSSPEKAGILLSLKKQGLVHLGVWQQDRFDRYDDLKQLLTDLKSGVLDVAYIPDDVVHSMIAQDQVDGLVINEQDVLTFSNAFAVAKHNTQLQHMLNSIIETIDSNEIEKLLRSHRSFNLVYGYDDEQMAKFFLAGAVAFSLMFAAAYFILAHLRLKVKLAELNANNEEAEKQWLMGIIQEINSLVFIHGEDNQLEMSNCANYKSKQCQECKLKSCSTNAPLVNNSDELATVIGGQRISEEVASAGCELGIKHVYRERKTIASPSGKKKFVLTVIQDITQQKEREQALIDAQKEAQTAVRARENFLATMSHELRTPLSAAHGILDLLNRQVTADSNRELIAQAMRSLNHLNVLVDEVLDYSKLEAGQLTVAPAKTDLLKTLCDVFRSFEPRALAKGLDYKVTIKPLSDAFIEVDALRLVQITTNLLSNAVKFTAEGEIGISVILHEKQLILKVADTGIGMTDGQLEGILNPFVQADDSITRKYGGTGLGLSIVDRLIECMGGVLCIDSQFGLGTTITVKLPIERCDSEPEVRLNWTYSEALPLSIRQWCDAWKMQPATLARSMANLYAAQDNEAGFDGVMLRDDREILGSLTLRELQYPDALFNLLSQTQQETKLDELKSEEVSWILGTVLVAEDNPINQSVISMQLRELGIEPVIVNNGREAWEYINQDENVVLLLTDFHMPEMDGYELIKHVRASGFKSLPIIGVTAEDARLANERTQDIGIDDVLYKPYDLNKLKTVLVPFIGKKEKTRLPDWIKRFKTQDAKEIARVFSQSMAMDIENLQAAPTERDKKRVIHGIKGAVGAIGISMLTELCIEAERVTAAEFDRRAAELILRIEQEIDNIDYWAEMNEYTA